A single genomic interval of Camelina sativa cultivar DH55 chromosome 11, Cs, whole genome shotgun sequence harbors:
- the LOC104724028 gene encoding DNA-binding protein SMUBP-2 encodes MEAASSFLCRSIRIPSTTTATAAFTFTRPPVNYVCVVKSDGNGGGVRVIPTRKVYCSGVSGGSSSTAATTKKPRRKSTVSDKIRSRKIEKRNDSAESVSLSSETVVNEVREEDERPRKKSDKEMSLRALNQNGDPLGRRDLGRNVVKWISQAMKAMASDFATAEVQGEFLELRQTVGSGLTFVIQAQPYLNAVPMPLGSEVVCLKACTHYPTLFDHFQRELRDVLQDLERKNIMENWKETESWKLLKEIANSAQHREVARKAAQPKPVQGVFGLDSEKVKAIQGRINDFTSRMSQLLQVERDTELEVTQEELDVIPTPDESSDSSKPIEFLVRHGDAPQELCDTICNLYAVSTSTGLGGMHLVLFKVGGNHRLPPTTLSPGDMVCIRICDSRGAGATACTQGFVHNLGEDGCSIGVALESRHGDPTFSKLFGKSVRIDRIHGLADALTYERNCEALMLLQKNGLQKKNPSISVVATLFGDGEDIEWLEQNDYVDWSEAELSDEPVGKLFDDSQRRAIALGVNKKRPVMIVQGPPGTGKTGMLKEVITLAVQQGERVLVTAPTNAAVDNMVEKLLHLGLNIVRVGNPARVSSAVASKSLGEIVNSKLASFRAEMERKKSDLRKDLRQCLRDDDLAAGIRQLLKQLGKTLKKKEKETVKEILSNSQVVFATNIGAADPLIRRLETFDLVVIDEAGQSIEPSCWIPILQGKRCILSGDPCQLAPVVLSRKALEGGLGVSLLERAASLHDGALATKLTTQYRMNDVIAGWASKEMYGGWLKSAPSVASHLLIDSPFVKHTWITQCPLLLLDTRMPYGSLSVGCEERLDPAGTGSLYNEGEADIVVNHVISLIYAGVSPMAIAVQSPYVAQVQLLRERLDDFPVADGVEVATIDSFQGREADAVIISMVRSNNLGAVGFLGDSRRMNVAITRARKHVAVVCDSSTICHNTFLARLLRHIRYFGRVKHADPGSLGGSGLGLDPMLPYLG; translated from the exons ATGGAAGCAGCGTCAAGTTTCTTGTGTAGAAGTATTAGGATTCCGTCGACTACGACGGCGACGGCGGCTTTCACGTTTACTCGACCGCCGGTGAATTACGTTTGTGTGGTTAAGAGTGATGGTAACGGTGGCGGAGTTCGTGTTATCCCGACGCGGAAGGTCTATTGCAGCGGTGTTAGTGGTGGTTCTAGTTCCACTGCTGCTACTACGAAGAAGCCTCGGAGGAAAAGTACTGTTTCCGATAAAATTAGGTCTAGAAAAATCGAGAAGAGGAACGATAGTGCTGAATCTGTGAGTTTAAGTAGTGAAACTGTTGTTAATGAGGTTAGGGAGGAAGATGAGAGACCGAGGAAGAAGAGCGATAAAGAGATGAGTCTTCGTGCTTTGAATCAAAATGGTGACCCGTTGGGGCGGAGAGATTTAGGGAGGAACGTAGTGAAGTGGATTAGTCAGGCTATGAAGGCTATGGCTTCTGATTTCGCTACTGCGGAGGTTCAGGGGGAGTTTTTGGAGCTAAGGCAGACGGTGGGATCTGGTTTGACGTTTGTGATTCAGGCTCAGCCGTATCTCAATGCCGTTCCCATGCCATTAGGTTCTGAAGTCGTCTGTTTGAAGGCTTGTACACATTATCCTACCTTGTTTGATCATTTCCAGAGAGAGTTGCGTGATGTTCTTCAAGACCTGGAGCGGAAGAACATAATGGAGAATTGGAAGGAGACTGAGTCTTGGAAGCTGCTCAAGGAGATAGCTAATTCAG CTCAGCATCGGGAGGTTGCTCGCAAAGCTGCTCAGCCAAAGCCTGTTCAAGGAGTTTTTGGGTTAGACTCAGAAAAGGTGAAGGCTATACAGGGAAGGATTAATGACTTCACCAGCCGGATGTCGCAGTTGCTTCAAGTGGAACGAGATACAGAATTGGAAGTTACGCAGGAAGAACTAGATGTTATCCCTACTCCAGATGAGAGCTCTGATTCCTCAAAACCGATTGAGTTCTTGGTTAGACACGGTGACGCCCCACAGGAACTTTGTGATACAATTTGCAATTTGTATGCAGTTAGTACCTCCACAG GGCTCGGAGGTATGCACTTGGTGTTGTTTAAGGTTGGGGGAAACCACCGTCTTCCTCCTACTACACTTTCCCCTGGTGACATGGTTTGCATAAGAATTTGTGACAGTAGAGGTGCTGGAGCAACTGCCTGTACGCAGGGGTTTGTTCACAACCTTGGAGAAGATGGGTGTAGCATTGGTGTGGCTCTAGAATCTCGTCATGGAGATCCTACTTTCTCTAAGCTCTTTGGAAAGAGTGTGAGAATAGATCGTATTCATGGGTTGGCCGATGCCCTAACGTACGAG CGTAACTGCGAAGCCTTAATGCTTCTTCAGAAGAATGGTCTGCAGAAGAAAAATCCATCAATTTCTGTAGTGGCGACTTTATTTGGGGACGGGGAAGATATAGAATGGCTGGAGCAGAATGATTACGTAGATTGGAGTGAAGCAGAGTTGAGTGATGAGCCAGTGGGTAAGTTATTTGATGATTCCCAAAGGAGAGCCATAGCTCTTGGAGTGAACAAAAAAAGGCCTGTTATGATAGTTCAAGGACCCCCTGGCACGGGTAAGACTGGAATGCTTAAGGAGGTCATTACCCTTGCTGTTCAGCAGGGGGAAAGAGTACTTGTAACAGCACCTACTAATGCAGCGGTTGATAATATGGTTGAGAAGCTCTTGCATCTCGGACTAAACATTGTCCGAGTAGGGAATCCTGCACGAGTATCATCCGCTGTTGCTTCAAAGTCTTTGGGGGAAATTGTGAACTCTAAGCTTGCAAGCTTCCGAGCAGAAATGGAGAGGAAGAAGTCAGATTTAAGAAAAGACCTTCGGCAATGCCTGAGGGATGATGATCTTGCAGCTGGCATTCGGCAGCTCTTGAAACAGCTTGGAAAgacgttgaagaagaaggaaaaggagaCCGTTAAGGAAATACTATCAAATTCACAGGTTGTTTTTGCCACTAACATTGGAGCTGCTGATCCTTTGATTAGGAGGCTAGAAACATTTGATTTGGTTGTTATAGATGAAGCTGGTCAGTCTATCGAGCCTTCATGCTGGATCCCAATATTGCAAGGGAAACGTTGTATTCTTTCCGGTGATCCATGCCAATTAGCACCTGTTGTTCTATCTCGTAAAGCTTTAGAAGGTGGGCTTGGTGTATCCTTACTGGAAAGAGCTGCATCTTTGCATGATGGAGCTCTTGCGACAAAATTAACAACTCAGTATCGTATGAATGATGTAATCGCTGGTTGGGCATCCAAGGAGATGTATGGTGGATGGTTGAAATCTGCTCCAAGTGTGGCCTCTCATCTGCTTATCGATTCTCCTTTTGTGAAG CATACTTGGATTACACAATGTCCACTGCTTCTGCTTGACACAAGAATGCCATATGGAAGTTTATCAGTGGGGTGCGAGGAGCGTCTAGATCCAGCTGGTACAGGCTCATTATACAATGAAGGAGAAGCAGATATTGTGGTTAATCACGTCATTTCGTTGATATACGCAG GTGTTAGTCCAATGGCTATTGCTGTTCAGTCCCCATATGTTGCTCAGGTTCAACTTCTCAGGGAAAGGCTGGATGATTTTCCAGTGGCTGACGGAGTTGAAGTCGCAACCATTGACAGTTTTCAAGGGCGGGAGGCTGATGCAGTAATCATCTCAATG GTACGGTCGAACAACCTAGGTGCAGTGGGATTCCTAGGGGATAGCAGACGGATGAACGTAGCCATAACAAGAGCCCGGAAGCACGTGGCAGTGGTATGCGATAGCTCCACGATCTGCCACAACACTTTCCTTGCAAGACTGTTGCGTCACATACGCTATTTCGGGAGGGTAAAGCATGCAGACCCAGGTAGCTTGGGTGGGTCAGGACTAGGCTTGGACCCAATGCTACCTTACCTCGGCTAA